A region from the Rosa rugosa chromosome 6, drRosRugo1.1, whole genome shotgun sequence genome encodes:
- the LOC133718579 gene encoding L-type lectin-domain containing receptor kinase IX.1-like encodes MSLKAGCRKATFSLFIFINFLSLFAHPTSFSIPHFNPDTENILYQGNAKIKSGNVEFNPNLDIFRVGRCTYSKPFHLWDSTTKARSLSNFTTNFTFMMDTNSQNNFTDGFAFFLAPFGYPIPPNSAGGDLGLFNITNHFETSQNKVVLVEFDSYTNEWDPEGPHVGINVNSISSVVNDRWDFNVTRSRNVISAQVTFDASTYMLTVFWTYNEATRYDNSLSLKIDLRDVLPEKVAFGFSATTGTYPENLIISTWEFTSDLDSDDKSRKGKRAIFLIVAITAVTFFILMLSVALCWRVTKIKRQENVCSNAAVPSISKHLETLAFPRRFSYQELVAATFGFANDRRLGHGGSGQVYRGVLQDLGCSVAVKRIFADSEHYEKVFINEVKIISRLIHKNLVMFIGWCHEQGECLLVYAYMPNSSLDAHLFGPRTTLQWNFRYRIALGLASALHYLHEDAEQCILHRDIKSANVLLDNDFNTKLGDFGIAKLLDPHLRTRTTGVAGTFGYMAPEYAFQGRASKESDMFSFGVVVLEIACGRRTYQDGEYHVPLFEWVWQSYIAGNLLDVADETLDMEFDPSEMKCLLIVGLWCTHPSNKERPKAGQVMKVLQLEAPLPQLARDRHHDHHQYNDSVPPDRGTIL; translated from the coding sequence ATGTCTCTTAAAGCCGGCTGCAGGAAGGCAACCTTTAGTCTCTTCATTTTCATcaactttctttctctctttgctCATCCAACTTCATTTAGTATACCTCACTTCAACCCTGATACAGAGAACATACTCTACCAAGGCAATGCCAAGATTAAGTCGGGAAATGTTGAATTCAACCCAAACCTTGACATATTTCGTGTAGGGCGGTGTACTTATTCAAAACCTTTCCACCTTTGGGACTCTACTACCAAAGCTCGGTCACTGTCAAACTTCACTACCAACTTCACATTCATGATGGACACTAATAGCCAAAATAACTTCACTGATGGATTTGCCTTTTTCCTTGCACCTTTTGGCTATCCAATTCCGCCTAACTCAGCCGGGGGTGATCTAGGACTGTTCAACATCACCAATCATTTCGAGACGTCCCAAAACAAAGTTGTCCTGGTTGAGTTTGATAGCTACACAAACGAATGGGATCCTGAGGGACCTCATGTTGGGATCAATGTAAATAGTATTTCATCGGTCGTCAATGATAGGTGGGATTTTAACGTCACGAGATCAAGAAATGTGATATCTGCACAAGTAACTTTTGATGCTAGCACCTACATGCTGACTGTGTTTTGGACATACAATGAAGCTACGAGGTATGATAATTCTCTTTCTTTGAAAATCGACCTGCGAGATGTTCTTCCCGAAAAGGTTGCGTTTGGTTTCTCAGCTACTACTGGAACATACCCGGAAAACCTTATTATATCTACATGGGAGTTCACTTCAGATTTAGATTCTGATGATAAAAGCAGGAAAGGGAAGCGTGCAATATTCTTGATAGTGGCGATAACTGCAGTTACTTTCTTCATTTTAATGCTTAGTGTGGCCTTATGTTGGCGCGTAACAAAGATCAAAAGACAGGAAAATGTTTGCTCCAATGCTGCAGTACCTTCTATAAGTAAGCATCTTGAGACACTAGCCTTTCCAAGACGATTTTCTTACCAAGAATTAGTTGCAGCTACCTTTGGCTTTGCAAATGACAGAAGGCTAGGCCATGGAGGGTCAGGACAAGTTTATAGAGGAGTCCTACAGGATCTAGGCTGCTCGGTTGCTGTGAAGCGAATCTTTGCCGACTCTGAGCACTATGAGAAAGTTTTCATCAATGAAGTGAAAATCATAAGCCGCTTGATACATAAAAACTTGGTGATGTTTATAGGATGGTGTCATGAGCAAGGCGAATGTTTACTTGTTTATGCTTACATGCCAAATAGCAGCCTTGATGCTCATCTTTTTGGCCCCAGAACAACGCTGCAATGGAATTTCAGGTACAGGATAGCTTTGGGCTTGGCCTCAGCGCTTCATTATCTACACGAAGATGCAGAGCAGTGCATCCTTCATAGGGATATTAAATCAGCAAATGTACTTTTGGACAACGATTTTAACACTAAGCTCGGTGATTTTGGGATTGCTAAGCTCTTGGATCCTCACTTGAGGACTAGGACAACCGGGGTGGCAGGGACTTTTGGATACATGGCCCCGGAATATGCTTTTCAAGGGAGAGCAAGCAAGGAATCGGACATGTTCAGTTTTGGAGTTGTGGTTTTGGAAATTGCTTGTGGAAGGCGAACTTACCAAGATGGAGAATATCACGTGCCACTTTTTGAGTGGGTTTGGCAATCGTACATTGCAGGAAATCTTCTCGATGTAGCTGATGAGACATTGGATATGGAGTTTGATCCAAGTGAAATGAAGTGCTTGCTAATTGTGGGATTATGGTGCACGCACCCCAGCAACAAGGAGAGGCCTAAAGCAGGACAAGTCATGAAGGTTCTTCAGCTGGAAGCACCATTGCCGCAACTTGCACGTGATAGGCATCATGATCATCATCAATATAATGACTCTGTACCACCTGATCGTGGAACAATCTTGTAG